A region from the Actinoplanes sp. OR16 genome encodes:
- a CDS encoding urease accessory protein UreF produces MSLSTLLLLADGRLPSGGHAHSGGLEAQVAAGRVKDVDDLGGFLRGKLATSGLVSAAFAAAACGDVNRVAELDEGLDARTPSPALRKASRAQGRALLRAGRAMWTLLAPVSREPHQPVALGVLAAAAGLAPGEAAVAAAHGTITGAASAAVRLLGLDPYGVHALLARLTTECDRIAATAASRYRDAVDDLPAAGAPLLDIGAEHHATWEVRLFAS; encoded by the coding sequence ATGAGCCTCTCCACCCTGCTCCTGCTCGCCGACGGGCGGCTCCCCTCCGGGGGGCACGCCCACTCCGGCGGCCTGGAGGCCCAGGTCGCCGCCGGACGCGTCAAGGACGTCGACGATCTCGGCGGTTTCCTCCGGGGCAAGCTCGCCACCAGCGGTCTCGTGTCGGCCGCCTTCGCGGCCGCCGCCTGCGGCGATGTGAACCGGGTGGCCGAGCTCGACGAGGGACTCGACGCCCGGACGCCGTCGCCGGCTCTCCGGAAGGCCTCACGGGCGCAGGGTCGCGCTCTGCTGCGGGCCGGCCGGGCCATGTGGACCCTGCTGGCGCCCGTCAGCCGCGAGCCGCATCAGCCGGTCGCTCTGGGCGTCCTGGCCGCTGCCGCCGGGCTGGCGCCGGGCGAGGCCGCCGTCGCCGCGGCGCACGGCACGATCACCGGTGCGGCGAGCGCGGCGGTCCGGCTTCTGGGCCTTGATCCGTACGGGGTGCACGCCCTGCTGGCCCGCCTCACCACCGAATGTGACCGGATCGCGGCAACGGCCGCGAGCCGGTACCGCGACGCGGTCGACGATCTGCCGGCCGCCGGAGCTCCACTGCTCGACATCGGCGCCGAGCACCACGCCACCTGGGAGGTGCGTCTCTTTGCATCCTGA